A part of Thermus sp. LT1-2-5 genomic DNA contains:
- a CDS encoding V-type ATPase subunit: MADDFAYLNARVRARRQSLLKESFFQEALDLAYPEFLRLLSESVYGAELAGQGLPEVDRAVGRTLARLVGDLPGLVTGEAREAVRLLLLRNDLTNLQALLRAKATGRPFEEVLLLPGTLKEALWRQAYEAQDVPGMAQVLSVPGHPLARALRAVLRETQDLARVEALLAKRFYEDVAKTAKALEAPFLRDYLALEVDAENLRTAFKLQGQGVSPEGLFIRGGRFVDRVRFSRLLEGDYAVLDELSGTPFAPLAGVLDLKELEKRLRCVLLKEAKKGASDPLGAGLVLAYVKEREWEAMRLRLLARRAYFGLPRAQVEEEVACA; encoded by the coding sequence ATGGCGGACGACTTCGCCTACCTAAACGCCCGGGTGCGGGCCAGGCGGCAAAGCCTCCTCAAGGAGAGCTTCTTCCAGGAGGCCTTGGACCTGGCCTACCCCGAGTTCCTCCGCCTCCTTTCCGAAAGCGTCTACGGGGCGGAGCTTGCCGGGCAGGGCCTGCCCGAGGTGGACCGGGCGGTGGGGCGCACCCTGGCCCGGCTGGTGGGGGACCTGCCGGGTCTGGTCACCGGGGAGGCAAGGGAGGCGGTGCGCCTCCTCCTCCTGCGCAACGACCTCACCAATCTGCAGGCCCTCCTGCGGGCCAAGGCCACGGGCCGCCCCTTTGAGGAGGTCCTCCTCCTGCCGGGCACGCTGAAGGAGGCCCTTTGGCGCCAGGCCTACGAGGCGCAGGATGTTCCCGGCATGGCCCAGGTCCTCTCCGTCCCCGGCCACCCCTTGGCCCGGGCCCTGCGGGCGGTGCTGCGGGAAACCCAGGACCTGGCCCGGGTGGAGGCCCTGTTGGCCAAGCGCTTTTACGAGGACGTGGCCAAGACCGCCAAGGCCCTCGAGGCGCCCTTCTTGCGGGACTACCTGGCCCTGGAGGTGGACGCCGAGAACCTGCGCACCGCCTTCAAGCTTCAGGGGCAGGGGGTATCCCCGGAGGGGCTTTTCATCCGGGGCGGGCGCTTCGTGGACCGGGTGCGCTTTTCTCGCCTTCTGGAGGGGGATTATGCCGTTTTGGACGAGCTTTCCGGCACGCCCTTCGCTCCCTTGGCCGGGGTGCTGGACCTGAAGGAGCTGGAGAAGCGCCTGAGGTGCGTCCTCCTCAAGGAGGCCAAGAAAGGGGCTTCCGACCCCTTGGGGGCGGGGCTCGTTCTGGCCTACGTGAAGGAGCGGGAGTGGGAGGCTATGCGGCTTAGGCTCTTGGCCCGGCGGGCCTACTTCGGCCTGCCCCGGGCCCAGGTGGAGGAGGAGGTGGCCTGCGCATGA
- a CDS encoding F0F1 ATP synthase subunit C, whose amino-acid sequence MKKLLVLVLVAVFGALALAAEEAAASGGLDRGLIAVGMGLAVGLAALGTGVAQARIGAAGVGAIAEDRGNFGTALIFLLLPETLVIFGLLIAFILNGKL is encoded by the coding sequence ATGAAGAAGCTTCTTGTTCTGGTTCTGGTGGCGGTGTTCGGCGCATTGGCTTTGGCGGCGGAGGAGGCGGCGGCCTCCGGGGGCTTGGACCGTGGCCTCATCGCTGTGGGCATGGGGCTTGCCGTGGGCCTAGCCGCCTTGGGCACGGGCGTGGCCCAGGCCCGCATCGGGGCCGCCGGCGTGGGGGCCATCGCCGAGGACCGGGGCAACTTCGGTACCGCCCTGATCTTCCTGCTCCTGCCCGAAACCCTGGTGATCTTCGGTCTCCTCATCGCCTTCATCCTGAACGGCAAGCTCTAA
- a CDS encoding V-type ATP synthase subunit A, translated as MIQGVIEKIAGPAVIAKGMLGARMYDICKVGNEGLVGEIIRLDGDTAFVQVYEDTSGLKVGEPVVSTGLPLAVELGPGMLNGIYDGIQRPLERIQEKTGIYITRGVVVHALDREKKWAWTPRVKPGDEVKGGMVLGTVPEFNFTHKILVPPDVKGRVKEVKPAGEYTVEEPVVVLEDGTELKMYHTWPVRRARPVQRKLDPNTPFLTGMRILDVLFPVAMGGTAAIPGPFGSGKTVTQQSLAKWSNADVVVYVGCGERGNEMTDVLVEFPELTDPKTGGPLMHRTVLIANTSNMPVAAREASIYVGVTIAEYFRDQGFSVALMADSTSRWAEALREISSRLEEMPAEEGYPPYLAARLAAFYERSGKVITLAGEEGAVTIVGAVSPPGGDMSEPVTQSTLRIVGAFWRLDASLAFRRHFPAINWNGSYSLFTGALDPWYRENVAPDYPELRDAISELLQREAGLQEIVQLVGPDALQDAERLVIEVGRIIREDFLQQNAYHEVDAYCSMRKAYGIMRMILSFYKEAEAAIRRGVSIDEILGLPVIERIGRARYVSEEEFPRYFEEAMKEIEGAFKALA; from the coding sequence ATGATCCAAGGCGTGATTGAGAAGATCGCGGGTCCGGCGGTGATCGCCAAGGGCATGCTCGGGGCCCGCATGTACGATATCTGCAAGGTGGGCAACGAGGGTCTGGTGGGGGAGATCATCCGCCTGGACGGGGACACCGCCTTCGTCCAGGTCTACGAGGACACCTCGGGCCTCAAGGTGGGGGAGCCCGTGGTTTCCACCGGGCTTCCCTTGGCGGTGGAGCTGGGCCCCGGGATGCTCAACGGCATCTACGACGGCATTCAGCGCCCCCTGGAGCGCATCCAGGAGAAGACGGGGATCTACATCACCCGGGGCGTGGTGGTCCACGCCCTGGACCGGGAAAAGAAGTGGGCCTGGACCCCTAGGGTCAAGCCCGGAGACGAGGTGAAGGGGGGCATGGTCCTGGGCACCGTGCCCGAGTTCAACTTCACCCACAAGATCCTGGTGCCCCCGGACGTGAAGGGCCGGGTGAAGGAGGTGAAGCCCGCCGGGGAGTACACCGTGGAGGAGCCGGTGGTGGTCCTGGAGGACGGCACCGAGCTCAAGATGTACCACACCTGGCCGGTGCGCCGGGCCCGCCCCGTGCAGCGGAAGCTAGACCCCAACACCCCCTTCCTCACGGGGATGCGCATCCTGGACGTCCTCTTCCCCGTGGCCATGGGGGGCACCGCCGCCATCCCCGGGCCCTTCGGTAGCGGGAAGACCGTGACCCAGCAGTCCCTAGCCAAGTGGTCCAACGCCGACGTGGTGGTCTACGTGGGGTGCGGGGAGCGGGGCAACGAGATGACCGACGTTTTGGTGGAGTTCCCCGAGCTCACCGACCCCAAGACGGGGGGTCCCCTCATGCACCGCACGGTGCTCATCGCCAACACCTCCAACATGCCCGTGGCCGCCCGCGAGGCGAGCATTTACGTGGGGGTGACCATCGCCGAGTACTTCCGCGACCAGGGCTTTTCTGTGGCCCTCATGGCCGACTCCACCAGCCGCTGGGCGGAGGCCTTGCGGGAGATCTCCAGCCGGTTGGAGGAGATGCCTGCGGAAGAGGGCTATCCCCCTTACCTGGCCGCCCGCTTGGCCGCCTTCTACGAACGCTCGGGTAAGGTGATCACCCTGGCGGGCGAGGAGGGGGCGGTGACCATCGTGGGGGCGGTTTCCCCGCCGGGCGGGGATATGTCCGAGCCCGTGACCCAGTCCACCCTGCGCATCGTGGGGGCCTTCTGGCGGTTGGACGCTTCCTTGGCCTTCCGCCGCCACTTCCCCGCCATCAACTGGAACGGCTCCTACTCCCTCTTCACCGGGGCCCTGGACCCCTGGTACCGGGAGAACGTGGCTCCCGACTACCCCGAGCTCCGCGACGCCATCTCCGAGCTCCTGCAGCGGGAGGCGGGGCTGCAGGAGATCGTCCAGCTGGTGGGGCCCGATGCCCTCCAGGACGCCGAGCGCCTGGTAATCGAGGTGGGGCGCATCATACGCGAGGACTTCCTGCAGCAAAATGCCTACCACGAGGTGGACGCCTACTGCTCCATGCGGAAGGCCTACGGCATCATGAGGATGATCCTCTCCTTCTACAAGGAGGCCGAGGCGGCCATCCGCCGGGGCGTGAGCATCGACGAGATCCTGGGGCTTCCCGTCATCGAGCGCATCGGCCGCGCCCGCTACGTGAGCGAGGAGGAGTTCCCCCGCTACTTTGAGGAAGCCATGAAGGAGATTGAAGGGGCCTTTAAGGCCCTGGCCTAG
- a CDS encoding V-type ATP synthase subunit E: MSKLEAILSQEVEAEIRTLLEEARTKAEGLRKEAEAKAEALLAARKRALEAQYQAALRRAESAGELLLATARTEAKGEVLEAVKAKVREALAGLPTKPEWPEVLRKLALEALSALPEPVALASHPENLPHLEPLARERGLELRADPALRLGVRALGKEGKTQVENTLEGRLERAWDALSAKVAAVLWG; this comes from the coding sequence ATGTCTAAACTGGAAGCCATTTTGAGCCAGGAGGTGGAGGCGGAGATCCGCACCCTTCTGGAGGAGGCCAGGACCAAAGCCGAAGGCCTGCGCAAGGAGGCGGAGGCCAAGGCGGAGGCCCTTTTGGCCGCTAGGAAGCGGGCCCTCGAGGCCCAATACCAAGCCGCCCTGCGCCGAGCGGAAAGCGCCGGGGAGCTCCTGTTGGCCACCGCCCGCACCGAGGCGAAGGGCGAGGTGCTGGAGGCGGTGAAGGCCAAGGTGCGGGAGGCCTTGGCGGGCCTGCCGACAAAGCCCGAGTGGCCGGAGGTGCTCAGGAAACTTGCCCTGGAGGCGCTATCCGCCCTGCCCGAGCCCGTGGCCCTCGCCTCCCACCCGGAGAACCTGCCCCACCTGGAGCCCCTGGCCCGGGAGCGGGGCCTGGAGCTAAGGGCCGACCCCGCCTTGCGGCTTGGGGTGCGGGCCCTGGGGAAAGAGGGTAAAACCCAGGTGGAAAACACCCTGGAAGGCCGCCTGGAGCGGGCGTGGGACGCCCTTTCCGCCAAGGTGGCCGCAGTGCTTTGGGGCTAG
- the atpF gene encoding V-type ATP synthase subunit F has protein sequence MAVIADPEAAQGFRLAGLEAYAAQSPEEARALLERLVQQGAYALVAVDQGLLPEPEKAVERLMRGKDLPVLLPMAGLKEAFQNPDVEGYMRELVRRTIGFDIKL, from the coding sequence ATCGCCGTGATCGCCGACCCCGAGGCCGCTCAGGGCTTCCGGCTGGCGGGCCTCGAGGCGTACGCCGCCCAAAGCCCGGAGGAGGCCAGGGCCCTCTTGGAAAGGCTCGTGCAACAGGGGGCCTACGCCTTGGTGGCCGTGGACCAAGGCCTTTTGCCGGAACCGGAAAAGGCGGTGGAGCGCCTCATGCGGGGGAAGGACCTCCCGGTCCTCCTGCCCATGGCGGGCCTGAAGGAGGCGTTCCAGAACCCCGACGTGGAAGGCTACATGCGGGAGCTGGTGCGGCGCACCATCGGCTTTGACATCAAGTTGTAG